A section of the Acidimicrobiia bacterium genome encodes:
- a CDS encoding long-chain fatty acid--CoA ligase, whose product MLRSTMQDQPLSITSILRHGEAVYATSEVATFEGDRIRRATFAEVAERARRLAVALRGLGIGDGDRVGTFQWNDQEHLEAYLALPCMGAVLHTLNIRLFPEQLTYVVNHAEDRVVIVDDSLVPLLAKVAADLKTVERFVVVGDGDTAPLSDARPDAEIVRYDALLADADVTGFEWPDVDERAAAAMCYTSGTTGNPKGVVYSHRSTVLHSMAACMAGSLGISERDRILPIVPMFHANAWGLPYAGWMAGADFVMPTRFLQAEPLCRLIEQERPTFSGAVPTIWADILRYADEHPVDLSSLRMVACGGSAVPRSLMEAFQERHGVRIVQAWGMTETSPLAAVALPPKGSPPEEEMDWRAKTGRVVAGVELRIVGDDGGVLPWDGEAVGEIECRGPWITGEYYRDPSPEKFDGEWLRTGDVGTVDERGFIQITDRAKDVIKSGGEWISSVELEGHLMAHPDVVEASVIGVPDPRWTERPLACVVRCAGSQVTADELRAFLAERIAHWQLPERWAFIDEVPKTSVGKFDKKVLRARHAEGALVVEELT is encoded by the coding sequence ATGCTCCGCAGCACGATGCAGGACCAGCCGCTGTCGATCACGTCGATCCTGCGGCACGGGGAAGCCGTCTACGCGACGAGTGAGGTCGCCACCTTCGAGGGCGACCGCATCCGACGCGCGACGTTCGCCGAGGTCGCCGAACGCGCCCGTCGGCTCGCCGTCGCGCTGCGCGGGCTCGGCATCGGCGACGGTGACCGCGTCGGCACGTTCCAGTGGAACGACCAGGAGCACCTCGAGGCGTACCTCGCGCTGCCGTGCATGGGCGCGGTGCTGCACACGCTCAACATCCGGCTGTTCCCCGAGCAGCTCACCTACGTCGTCAACCACGCGGAGGACCGGGTCGTCATCGTCGACGACTCGCTCGTGCCGCTGCTCGCGAAGGTCGCGGCCGACCTGAAGACGGTCGAGCGGTTCGTCGTCGTCGGCGACGGCGACACCGCGCCGCTCAGCGACGCGCGCCCGGACGCCGAGATCGTCCGCTACGACGCGCTGCTCGCCGACGCCGACGTCACCGGCTTCGAGTGGCCCGACGTCGACGAACGGGCCGCCGCGGCGATGTGCTACACGAGCGGGACGACGGGCAACCCGAAGGGCGTCGTCTACTCGCACCGCTCGACGGTGTTGCACTCGATGGCCGCGTGCATGGCCGGCTCACTCGGCATCAGCGAGCGCGACCGCATCCTGCCGATCGTCCCGATGTTCCACGCGAACGCGTGGGGATTGCCCTACGCGGGATGGATGGCGGGCGCGGACTTCGTCATGCCCACCCGCTTCCTCCAGGCGGAGCCGCTGTGCCGGCTGATCGAACAGGAGCGGCCGACGTTCTCGGGCGCGGTGCCGACGATCTGGGCCGACATCCTCCGGTACGCCGACGAGCACCCCGTCGACCTGTCGTCGTTGCGGATGGTCGCGTGCGGCGGGTCCGCGGTGCCGCGCTCGCTGATGGAGGCGTTCCAGGAACGGCACGGCGTCCGCATCGTGCAGGCGTGGGGCATGACCGAGACGAGCCCGCTCGCCGCGGTCGCGCTCCCGCCCAAGGGCTCGCCGCCCGAGGAGGAGATGGACTGGCGCGCGAAGACCGGGCGCGTCGTCGCGGGCGTCGAGCTGCGCATCGTCGGTGACGACGGCGGCGTGCTGCCGTGGGACGGTGAGGCCGTCGGAGAGATCGAGTGCCGCGGGCCGTGGATCACCGGCGAGTACTACCGCGACCCGTCGCCCGAGAAGTTCGACGGCGAGTGGCTCCGGACCGGTGACGTCGGCACGGTCGACGAGCGGGGGTTCATCCAGATCACCGACCGCGCGAAGGACGTCATCAAGTCGGGCGGCGAGTGGATCTCCTCCGTCGAGCTCGAGGGTCACCTGATGGCGCATCCCGACGTCGTCGAGGCGAGCGTCATCGGCGTGCCCGACCCGCGCTGGACGGAGCGGCCGCTCGCATGCGTCGTGCGGTGCGCGGGGTCGCAGGTCACCGCCGACGAGCTGCGCGCGTTCCTCGCCGAGCGCATCGCGCACTGGCAGCTCCCCGAGCGGTGGGCGTTCATCGACGAGGTCCCGAAGACGAGCGTCGGCAAGTTCGACAAGAAGGTCCTCCGGGCCCGCCACGCCGAGGGCGCGCTCGTGGTCGAAGAGCTCACCTGA